The Moorena producens PAL-8-15-08-1 genomic interval GTGACAGCAAGCTCGATAAGCCTGTTGCATTTGTTTAATCAATTTCATTTCTAAAGGAATCAATATATTGATTAAACTAGTGGTAATTTCAAATTCTTTATTAATGGCCTTTAATTTAACATTATTAGGATTTTGGTTAAGTGCTCCATCAATTAATTTTTCCAACTCATTGGAAGCCTGACAATGTATTATTAAGTTGTGAACGATTACCTTTAAATTTCCAACGCTAGCCATCTCGTTCAGATTTTTATTTAATTCATAAAGCACCATCATTTCTAATTTATGTTTATCAGGGAAAGCACTACACAGTGCGTCGTTTATCTTGTTGATGAGATAACCAGGGGTATGTCCAGTATTCATGGATGGTTAGTTCAAGACCTGTGAAAAATAGAACTTAATACTTTGACTCTAATTCAGTATCTACACCCTGATGATCCTGAATTGAAACCCGCTATACTAACCCCATACTAACACAGCATACACTCCATAGATAAAATAAACACTAAGTACAATCGCAATAATAATCCGAGCGGTCATCGAAGTGTGGCGTCTCCACAATACAAAGCATCCCACTATAACAGCCAACACTTCTAGGGGAGTAAAAATATGACCATAATGACGAGAATCCCAATAAGAAACAGGGCTTTCAAAGCGCCAATTTGACAATGGAAAAAAGTGACGATGGGCATCATCAGCATGAACAGGAAAATCTCCAATCCCATGAAGAGCCATGCTAGCAAACATAGCAATCAGAAACGTTTGACCAAAATAGTAGGCTAACAACCCACCTATTAGTATCAATGGAAAAGAATTGAAAATATCAAAAAATACTTGCCAGCTTTGGTTATAATAAGATTCAGACCAGATTACGTTTTCAGGAATTCCTCTGAGTAGTTTCTCATATCCGTAAAAAATCACCATTGGTAAATCCGATAAGATCGCACCGAACACAATTGGTAAATTATTTTCCGGCCTTCTTTTTTTTCCTAAAATCAGGAGATTGACGATGGCGTGAGCGGGAGTATTCACAAATTAGGGAGTAGGGAGTAGGGAGTAGGGAGTAGGGAGTAGGGAGTAGGGAGTAGGGAGTAGGGAGTAGGGAGTAGGGAGTAGGGAATTAAGAATTAAGAATTGGGAATTAGGAATTGGGAATTAAGAATTGGGCATTGGGAATTGGGAATTAAGAATTGGGCATTGGGAATCGGGAACAGAAATATGTCTGGCAAGGCAGATTTTTGGTTATGATTTCGCCCCCCTAGCCCCCCAATTCTGGGGGGAATAAAATTATCAAAGTCCCCCAAAATTGGGGGATTTAGGGGGCTTTCCCAAAACCAGACGATCCCGCATTCATACTTCAATTCAGTAACGCCATATGTCTTAACCTTTACTTCGACTCCTATAACTTTAACCCTTCAACCTTAAACCAACTTTAACTCTTCAACCTTCAACTTGTAACTTATAGCTTTTATTGCATTTATGAGTTAAACTTATAAACCTCAAAGTCCCCCTTTTTAAGGGGGATTTAGGGGGATCGCTTTGTCCCTCATAGCTATAAGAATTGCTATATACCTTTCAACTTATATTCAAGGGATTAACATCAATAGTCAAGCTAATATCTGAAGGACACATATCCTGTAATTCCCGCCAATTCAGTAACTTTGCGGGCACAGTAGGAGGAAACTTCAGCAAAATCTGCCATCGATAGCGACGAGCAACGCGAATCACACTAGCTGGTGCTGGTCCTAGGATATCGTACTCGGCTTCAGGAGTATCTAAGCTGTCGGCTAAATCCTCTGCGACCTTCTCCACCGCCACAGGATCCAATCCACTTATGCGCAATAGAATCAAATCACCATAAGGGGGATAGTTCAGTGCTGCCCGTTGTTCCAATTCGTCGGAGATAAATGACTGATAATTATGAGTTTTGACAGCCTCAATCACAGGATGCTCTGGGGAATAAGTTTGAATAATCACCTGACCAGGGTCATCCCCACGACCGGCACGACCTGCTACCTGAGTTAAGGTTTGGAATGCCCGCTCGGATGCTCGATAGTCTGACAAATACAGTAGTCCATCTGCTGCTACTACTCCCACCAGTGTCACCTGAGCCAGATCTAATCCTTTGGTCAGCATTTGGGTCCCTACCAACAAGTCAGCTTCCCGATTAGCGAATTGAGTTAACAAAGTGCGATGAGCATTCTTGGTACGAGTGGTATCACTGTCAAATCGGATAATTCGCAACTCTGGAAATAGCTTCGCCAAATCTTGAACAACCCGCTGAGTACCACTACCGAAAAATTTCAGGTAGGGAGAACTACATTCTGGACAACTACGGGGATGGAGTTGTCCGAAATTGCAATAGTGGCACCGCAATACTTGAGTAGCGCCTTCATGAGTATAGTGATAGGACAAGGAAACATCACAGTTAGGGCACTCCACCACATGACCACAACTACGACAAGACACAAAGGTACTGTGTCCCCTGCGGGGGATAAATAAAATCCCTTGTTTCTCTTGTTCCTTTAGTCGTCTCAAACGGTCTTGGAGAGAACGGCTAAAAATCGACCGATTCCCAGCTTTTAACTCCTGCCTCATATCCACAATTTCCACCGGTGGCAGGGGTCTTGATTGAATCCGTTCCGGTAGAGATAGGTAATGAGTGCTAAGTTCTGGATGCTGAGGAGGTGAACAGGTGAAGGGCTGAACCTCAGGAGCTGAAGAGGTCAGGGAATGAATGTCACTACCGATTTGACCATCTCTCGCTCCCCCCATCACCTTAATACTGACCCAGCTTTCCACCGAAGGAGTAGCTGAACCTAAAATAAGCGGACAATTTTCTAATTCTGCTCGCCACTGAGCAACGGTGCGAGCGTGGTAGGTAGGAATGGGTTGGTCTTGCTTGAAGCTAGAGTCGTGTTCTTCATCTAAAACAATTAATCCCAACTGGGGCAAGGGGGCAAAAACAGCAGAACGAGTGCCAATTACCACTTGTGGCTCACCTGGGATCATTTGTCGCCAGGTATCATAGCGCTCCCCTTTATTCAAGGCACTGTGGTAAACCCGAACTTTGTCACCAAAGCGAGCCCGGAAACGGTCAGTAATTTGAGGAGTTAAGCCAATTTCCGGCACCAACACCAAAGCCGATTTCCCTTGCGCTAGGATTGGTGCGATCGCTTGTAGATAGACCTCCGTTTTTCCAGACCCAGTCACCCCATGCAACAGCACTTGGGCAAAGCCATCAATAGTATTAATCAGGTTTAATGCACGGGATTGGGCATTTGTCAAGTTTTTTGGGGCATCTGTAGCCATGGTTGGTGAAGTAGCACTGCGCAATACTTCCCTAGGCTCAATCACTACATACCCCTTATCTTCCCATGAATTTATAGTTGAGGAACTAACATTACAAATTTGTGATAGTTCACTCAACCACAAATCCCCCCCACGACGGCGTAGCACTTCCAATACTTCCCGTTGCCGTCGAGTCAGATCAGACCGATTGATATCAGCCACCAGAGTCACAGCTTTCTTCAGCTTAGGACGAGTTGGCTTAGGAGCTTCCAGATAACTTTCCACCCAACCTCGCTTGAGCAAGTGACGTAACCCTGCTTTAGCCCCCTTTACCTGACGTTGGAGGTATTGCCAGCTGTAATCTCCATTGGGTTTAGCCTGGAGAATCTCCAAAATCTTACTTGCGGCTGAATTATTCACAAAGACATGAGCCTCTTTAGGCAAGACCGAGGAATTGAGGCGAATTCGACGCTGCGATCGCCCTAACAGTCCTGGAGGTAAAGCAGACCGAATCACTTGGATTAGAGGGGTGCAGTAGTACTGAGCCACCCGCTCTAACAGTTGGCAGTAGGAACTGGGAAAGAAACCGGGACTGATCACCTCCTCTACGTCCTTAATTTTCTCCAGTGGTAAGTTTGGGGGTGGAGAGTCTACAATCCGAATAGCGATCGCTCCTAGCTGTTGAGTCCCGAATGACACACTCAGAACATCTCCAGGATTGATTGATACATCCAATGAATTACGATAAGTATATATACCTTGAACTCCTGGACAATCTACTAGGACTTCAACCCACTTTTCTTGGCCACCACCAGAAAAGTAAAGTGCTCTAGGTTCAGCTAACAGTAGACCTAAAGGAGGATTAGACATAGGGCAGCTTTGGTTTGGGAAGGCTCCTATTCTATCACTATTGATAGATAGGAAAATTCTAAAATATGTGAGATCCTGTTTCCAGAGTCAAAATAAATAATAAAAGCAATGGTAAGAGAATTATCTCTCCTGCTTTCACCCGCTTACTGTAACTAAAATCTATGTAATTAAACATTTCGTAATTACAGATACAACTAGCCAAACTGCTTCTGGTAAGCTTAAAATCATTAATTTATAATCACGTCAATCACACATAAACTACTTGAAGCAGGTTGGGTCACTGATATTTGAGGGTTTGGAGCGTGTTTTAGCTGCTCTGTCTAGAGTATTAAGTTCTTTGTGAAACCAACAACACCCATTTTTGATAACAGATTTCTCTTTAAAGGCCAATTTTGAGCAACAGACAGCCTCAACCCCTCACGGCAACGGTTTTAACAAACTTAAAATACACTTGCAACTCACACATCCCTATGAATATTACAGAATTAAACCAGACTCATACAATGCCTTCTACGGAAGAGAAAGATTTTTTTGTTAGTGATCACATTGAGCCAGAGGAAACTGATTTACAGCGTGTAGCCGTCGAATTCACCGAAGACGATGAACTAGTGGTCTCTACTTCCCATAATTTTCGGAAAAGCGGCTCTGATGACACGGTGGGTGCATTCTTTAAGGAAATGGCTCGTTACCCATTGCTCAAGCCAGACGAAGAGGTAGATTTAGCCCGTCGGGTTAAGTTCCTAGTAGAAATCGACCAACTCCGGAACAGCTTACAGGAAAAATTAGACCGTAAACCGACCAAGGCTGAGGTAGCTGCAGGGGTCGAGATGACAGAACGTCAGTTGGAGGGGAATTTATATCGTGGTCGTGTGGCAAAACGCAAGATGATTCGCTCGAACTTGCGCTTAGTGGTTTCAATTGCTAAACGATATATTAATCGGGGTGTACCATTTCTAGATTTGATTCAAGAAGGTGCGTTGGGCTTAAACCGAGCAGCAGAAAAGTTTGACCCAGATAAGGGTTACAAGTTTTCTACCTATGCTTATTGGTGGATTCGTCAGGCCATTACTCGTACTATTGCCAATGATGCCCGAACTATCCGTCTACCAATCCACATTGTAGAAAAGCTCAATAAACTAAAAAAAGCTCAGCGGGAACTTAAACAACAACTGCAGCGCAATCCTAATGAAATAGAACTTGCTCAAGCGCTAGAAATTTCCCCCTCCCATTTGCGTCAGTTACTAGAATTGCGTAGGCGTTCCCTTTCTTTGAATCACAGAGTTGGTAAAGGGGAAGACACAGAACTGATGGATTTGCTCGAAGACAATGATCTACGGTTGCCCGAAGATAAGATGAATGAATCCATGATGCGCCAGGAGATTTGGGAAGTTCTGAGTGATGTCCTGACTGAGCGGGAAAAAGATGTGATTTCTTTACGGTATGGTTTAGCCAGCAGTGAACCCTACACCCTAGAAGAAGTAGGAGGCATGTTCAATCTCTCTCGGGAACGGGTGCGTCAGATTCAAAGCAAGGCCATGCGTAAGCTACGCCGTCCCCAAGTGGCTCGACGGCTTAGAGACTGGTTGAACTAGTGGTGCAGGTCTTAGGTCAGCTCGTGACTCCTGGATAAAGGTTATGTCGAAATCAGGTAATTCCGGTTAATCAGTTACCAAATAGTCTCTGGGTAAATAATCTTTAGTTAAATCATCCAGAGATTATTTGAACAGAATAATGGGTAATAAGTAATTGTCAATTACCCATTACCCATTACCCATTACCTAAGAAGGGATATGATAATTAATCAAATTGTCTTTTTGATTATCCCTTTGCCAGCACTATGGGTAACTTTACCTTAAGACCAGCTACAGAAGCTGATGTAGCGATTCTGTTTAATTTGATTAAGGCTCTAGCAGAGTATGAAAAACTCTCCGACGCTGTCACTGGCAATGCTGATCACCTGAAAGAACACCTGTTTGGCGCTAAACCCTATGTAGAGGCGATTATCGTTGAACAGGGTGGTCAAGGGGTGGGATTTGCACTGTTTTTTAACAACTATTCCACATTTCTAACTAAGCCGGGAATTTATCTAGAAGATTTATTTGTATTACCGGAATATCGCCGCCAAGGCATCGGTAAAGCCATACTCAGTTACCTGGCTCAGCTAGCAGTGGAGCGTGGCTATGGGCGTTTAGAATGGAGTGTACTGGATTGGAATGAACCTGCGATGGCCTTCGGCCACGCTACGCGAACGCATTTTATGAACATATGGGAGCAGCAGTATTGCCAGACTGGAGAATTTGTCGAGTGACTGGGACGGCTCTCAATCAGCTAGCTGAGTTTACCGATTCAGCTTCGACTGACTAATGTTGCTCAAATGCTATACTACGATGTATATACAGCTGCGACCCTAAACGCCTGCTTGCAGGTAAACTGCAAAAACTACATAGGGTAATTTACATATCGGTTTATATT includes:
- the priA gene encoding primosomal protein N' — translated: MSNPPLGLLLAEPRALYFSGGGQEKWVEVLVDCPGVQGIYTYRNSLDVSINPGDVLSVSFGTQQLGAIAIRIVDSPPPNLPLEKIKDVEEVISPGFFPSSYCQLLERVAQYYCTPLIQVIRSALPPGLLGRSQRRIRLNSSVLPKEAHVFVNNSAASKILEILQAKPNGDYSWQYLQRQVKGAKAGLRHLLKRGWVESYLEAPKPTRPKLKKAVTLVADINRSDLTRRQREVLEVLRRRGGDLWLSELSQICNVSSSTINSWEDKGYVVIEPREVLRSATSPTMATDAPKNLTNAQSRALNLINTIDGFAQVLLHGVTGSGKTEVYLQAIAPILAQGKSALVLVPEIGLTPQITDRFRARFGDKVRVYHSALNKGERYDTWRQMIPGEPQVVIGTRSAVFAPLPQLGLIVLDEEHDSSFKQDQPIPTYHARTVAQWRAELENCPLILGSATPSVESWVSIKVMGGARDGQIGSDIHSLTSSAPEVQPFTCSPPQHPELSTHYLSLPERIQSRPLPPVEIVDMRQELKAGNRSIFSRSLQDRLRRLKEQEKQGILFIPRRGHSTFVSCRSCGHVVECPNCDVSLSYHYTHEGATQVLRCHYCNFGQLHPRSCPECSSPYLKFFGSGTQRVVQDLAKLFPELRIIRFDSDTTRTKNAHRTLLTQFANREADLLVGTQMLTKGLDLAQVTLVGVVAADGLLYLSDYRASERAFQTLTQVAGRAGRGDDPGQVIIQTYSPEHPVIEAVKTHNYQSFISDELEQRAALNYPPYGDLILLRISGLDPVAVEKVAEDLADSLDTPEAEYDILGPAPASVIRVARRYRWQILLKFPPTVPAKLLNWRELQDMCPSDISLTIDVNPLNIS
- a CDS encoding RNA polymerase sigma factor, RpoD/SigA family → MNITELNQTHTMPSTEEKDFFVSDHIEPEETDLQRVAVEFTEDDELVVSTSHNFRKSGSDDTVGAFFKEMARYPLLKPDEEVDLARRVKFLVEIDQLRNSLQEKLDRKPTKAEVAAGVEMTERQLEGNLYRGRVAKRKMIRSNLRLVVSIAKRYINRGVPFLDLIQEGALGLNRAAEKFDPDKGYKFSTYAYWWIRQAITRTIANDARTIRLPIHIVEKLNKLKKAQRELKQQLQRNPNEIELAQALEISPSHLRQLLELRRRSLSLNHRVGKGEDTELMDLLEDNDLRLPEDKMNESMMRQEIWEVLSDVLTEREKDVISLRYGLASSEPYTLEEVGGMFNLSRERVRQIQSKAMRKLRRPQVARRLRDWLN